In Pseudosulfitobacter pseudonitzschiae, the sequence CACATCCGGTCGACGCCTGATTTCGCAGCTTTTGAAGGGGGCAGGGTCGGTGCAGCACCAGATGCGCCAGAAAGTTTTCGACTGTCACATTTCCGATGTGTGACTGCGTTATGACACCCCAAAGGCACACAACATATGGACGGTTCAGTGCGGCACCGGACAATATTCATCTCTGACGTCCATCTTGGTACACTTGGCTGCCAAGCTGAAATACTGCTGGATTTCCTGTCGAAAAATCAGGCCGACACGATCTATCTGATTGGTGACATCATTGACGCATGGCGGTTGCGGCGTGGATGGTTCTGGCCCCAAAGCCACAACGACGTGGTGCAGGAACTGCTGTCACGTGCCCATGACGGGGCCAAAATCTTTTACATTCCCGGCAACCACGACGAGATGTTGCGCAACTATCTGGGCACGCATTTCGGCGGCGTCGAAGTGGTCGAGACCGCACCCCACACCACCGCCGACGGCAGGCGGCTGCTGGTCACTCACGGCGACCAGTTCGACAGCATCGTGGTCAATGCCAAATGGCTGGCCCATGTAGGCGACCGTGCCTATGAGTTCGCGCTTTGGCTGAACACATGGGTGAACCGGATCAAACGGCTGTGGGGCGGGCAATATTGGTCCCTGTCGAAATGGGCCAAACATCAGGTCAAACAAGCGGTCAGCTTTATCAGTGAATACGAACATGTGCTGGCCGATGAAGCACGGCGCAACGGCTATGACGGGGTCGTATGCGGGCATATCCACAGCGCCTGTATCCGCAAGATCGACGGGCTGGATTACATCAATACCGGCGATTGGGTCGAAAGCTGCACCGCCGTTGTCGAACATATGGACGGCTCGCTGCACCTGATCGACTGGGCCGAGCATATGCGCACAGGTGTCGCACGTCCCGCGCGGCGCAAAGCCGGTCGCCGCACCGCAGCCTTAACCAAAGACAAAGAGGTGGCATAAGCCCTATGGCCAATTCCCAACAGATCGCCGACCGGCTTGGCGCTGCCGTTCACCAGAATGATGCGCTGAACGCCACGGGTTTCTTGGAGCG encodes:
- a CDS encoding UDP-2,3-diacylglucosamine diphosphatase, which produces MDGSVRHRTIFISDVHLGTLGCQAEILLDFLSKNQADTIYLIGDIIDAWRLRRGWFWPQSHNDVVQELLSRAHDGAKIFYIPGNHDEMLRNYLGTHFGGVEVVETAPHTTADGRRLLVTHGDQFDSIVVNAKWLAHVGDRAYEFALWLNTWVNRIKRLWGGQYWSLSKWAKHQVKQAVSFISEYEHVLADEARRNGYDGVVCGHIHSACIRKIDGLDYINTGDWVESCTAVVEHMDGSLHLIDWAEHMRTGVARPARRKAGRRTAALTKDKEVA